The following proteins come from a genomic window of Leptospira dzoumogneensis:
- a CDS encoding STAS domain-containing protein, with protein MEITVQGDIHIIKISGSILQSDSEELDRNLSDHNFEPSPKIIIDLTEVSHICSTALGILVSYKKKFNSAEGDIIIVVNDDDLLQLFEITMLDKVFKVLPTIEDAFDEFKLGN; from the coding sequence ATGGAAATAACGGTTCAAGGCGACATCCACATCATCAAAATTTCCGGATCCATTCTGCAATCCGACAGCGAGGAACTGGACCGCAACCTGAGCGACCATAATTTCGAACCTTCTCCTAAGATCATAATCGATCTTACAGAGGTGAGTCATATTTGCTCAACTGCGTTGGGGATCCTAGTCTCCTACAAAAAAAAGTTCAACTCAGCAGAAGGTGATATCATCATCGTAGTTAACGACGATGATCTTCTCCAATTATTCGAGATCACAATGTTGGACAAAGTGTTCAAAGTTCTTCCCACTATAGAAGATGCTTTTGACGAGTTCAAATTGGGAAATTGA
- the rdgB gene encoding RdgB/HAM1 family non-canonical purine NTP pyrophosphatase, with protein sequence MKSLSLASNNSHKVREIRAILSPLGFTLSTPKELGIDFGPEETGKTFTENALLKARELFSLSKLPSLADDSGICVEALGGEPGVYSARFGGEGLDDEGRARLLLEKMKGEKNRNAKYVCVIALVTSEGEFTFEGECPGLISDTYDTSGNGFGYDPIFYYPPFSAHFSQVSDEKKNSVSHRKKALDELLKYLKTYS encoded by the coding sequence TTGAAATCCCTTTCTTTAGCCTCCAATAATTCCCATAAAGTTCGCGAAATTCGAGCCATCCTTTCTCCTTTAGGGTTCACCTTATCCACCCCGAAGGAGTTAGGGATCGATTTCGGTCCGGAAGAAACCGGAAAAACTTTTACTGAGAACGCTCTTCTCAAAGCCAGGGAATTATTCTCTCTTTCCAAACTTCCTTCCCTAGCGGACGATTCAGGAATTTGTGTAGAAGCTCTAGGTGGAGAACCTGGAGTCTATTCAGCTCGTTTTGGCGGAGAAGGTTTAGACGACGAGGGAAGAGCCAGACTTCTCCTGGAAAAAATGAAGGGAGAAAAAAACCGGAACGCAAAGTATGTATGCGTAATCGCGTTAGTCACTTCGGAAGGAGAATTTACTTTCGAAGGAGAATGCCCGGGACTGATCTCCGATACTTATGATACTAGTGGAAATGGATTCGGATATGATCCCATTTTTTATTACCCGCCCTTCTCCGCTCATTTTTCCCAAGTCTCAGATGAGAAAAAGAATTCAGTTTCTCATCGCAAGAAAGCCTTGGATGAACTCTTAAAATACCTGAAAACATATTCATAA
- a CDS encoding LA_3696 family protein, whose product MKVPIYRKVPAGLENILGPKGRDEFLDFVNFNWNLGSKILLEESSNQFEKRLTEEVGKIKTELSEFKNSTDQTSTSLKGEITNVKTELAIFRSEFEGFKTEVRSEFAAVRSEIKSEIAICKFELRTEMTEMKLELKEEMHSGFLGVYKEIAKIHQLISTQTKWILATGVSITVFMPILMKLLDKYI is encoded by the coding sequence ATGAAGGTGCCAATCTATAGAAAAGTTCCCGCCGGGTTAGAGAACATTTTAGGTCCGAAAGGAAGGGACGAATTTTTAGATTTTGTAAATTTCAATTGGAATTTAGGGAGTAAGATACTTTTGGAAGAATCAAGTAACCAATTCGAGAAGAGACTTACCGAGGAAGTCGGAAAAATCAAAACAGAATTATCTGAATTTAAAAATAGTACCGATCAAACTTCTACTAGCCTAAAAGGCGAAATTACAAATGTCAAAACTGAGCTTGCGATCTTTCGATCTGAATTCGAAGGGTTCAAGACGGAAGTCAGATCGGAATTTGCGGCAGTTAGATCTGAGATCAAATCCGAGATCGCAATTTGTAAATTCGAACTCAGAACGGAAATGACCGAAATGAAATTGGAATTAAAAGAGGAAATGCATTCCGGATTTTTAGGAGTTTATAAAGAAATCGCTAAAATCCACCAGTTGATATCAACTCAAACAAAATGGATCTTAGCGACCGGCGTTTCTATAACAGTATTTATGCCGATATTAATGAAACTTCTGGATAAATATATCTGA
- a CDS encoding ATP-binding cassette domain-containing protein has protein sequence MISVSGLSLNFGKKILFENVTVKFKESCRYGLIGANGSGKSTFMKILAGMEQAAAGSVAIDAGVKVGYLKQDHYEYENETVLNTVMMGNKELWAIAKERDEIYSKPEMSDEDGIRVSELEEAFGEMGGYEAESVAGELLEGLGIPTNIHGQTLSFLTGGFKLRVLLAQVLFQKPDVLLLDEPTNHLDIKTIHWLESFLLNYKGVVIVISHDRYFINSVASHICDLDYQTMTVYPGNYDEYMEASQAARERAQSDNKRAKEKIADLQEFVSRFSANAAKSKQATSRQKMIEKIKDNMAEIRPSSRLFPYIIFKMKRVLGKDVILADNISKAYEDRVIFKDFTINITKGEKIAIIGTNGVGKTTLLKTLMKQIEPDSGTVAFGDSVEASVFPQDHREGIGEDADSIIEWLYRYAPPGTEMEEIRAILGRMLFSGDMAKKPTQVLSGGEKSRIILGKMIMAQDNLLALDEPTNHLDLESIESLNYALTKFEGTILFVSHDREFVSSIATRVLEVTTEGIRDFKGTYEEFLEREGQEFYKRLAGGPVLTEAE, from the coding sequence ATGATCAGCGTTTCGGGTTTGTCTCTGAATTTCGGAAAGAAAATTCTTTTTGAAAACGTTACTGTTAAGTTTAAGGAAAGCTGCAGATACGGTCTGATCGGAGCCAACGGTTCCGGTAAATCCACTTTTATGAAAATCCTTGCCGGAATGGAACAAGCAGCTGCAGGTTCCGTTGCAATTGACGCAGGCGTAAAAGTCGGTTACTTAAAGCAGGACCATTACGAATACGAAAACGAAACAGTATTGAATACTGTGATGATGGGGAATAAAGAACTTTGGGCAATCGCCAAAGAAAGAGACGAAATTTATTCCAAGCCTGAAATGTCCGACGAGGACGGTATCCGAGTTTCCGAATTAGAGGAAGCTTTCGGAGAAATGGGCGGATACGAAGCGGAAAGTGTAGCCGGAGAATTATTAGAAGGTTTAGGAATTCCTACAAACATCCATGGCCAGACACTTTCATTTTTAACAGGCGGTTTTAAACTCAGAGTATTACTCGCTCAAGTACTATTCCAAAAACCGGATGTTCTACTTTTGGATGAGCCTACCAACCACTTGGATATCAAGACGATTCACTGGTTGGAATCCTTCTTATTAAATTATAAGGGAGTGGTCATAGTCATTTCCCACGACCGTTATTTCATCAACTCTGTTGCTTCTCATATCTGCGACTTGGACTATCAGACCATGACCGTTTATCCAGGAAACTACGACGAGTATATGGAAGCTTCTCAGGCAGCAAGAGAAAGAGCTCAGTCTGATAATAAACGAGCAAAAGAGAAGATCGCGGATCTGCAGGAGTTCGTTAGTAGATTCAGTGCGAACGCTGCAAAATCTAAGCAGGCAACTTCCCGCCAAAAGATGATCGAGAAGATCAAAGATAATATGGCGGAGATCAGACCTTCTTCCAGGCTTTTCCCGTATATAATTTTCAAAATGAAAAGAGTTCTTGGTAAGGACGTAATTCTTGCGGATAATATTTCCAAGGCTTACGAAGACAGAGTTATCTTTAAAGATTTTACGATCAATATCACCAAAGGGGAGAAGATCGCCATCATCGGAACGAACGGTGTAGGAAAGACAACTCTCTTAAAAACTCTGATGAAACAGATCGAACCTGATTCAGGAACGGTTGCCTTCGGAGATTCCGTGGAGGCTTCTGTATTTCCTCAAGATCATAGAGAAGGGATCGGTGAAGACGCCGATTCCATCATAGAATGGTTATATAGATATGCTCCTCCCGGCACAGAGATGGAAGAGATCAGAGCTATTTTAGGAAGAATGCTTTTTAGCGGTGACATGGCTAAAAAACCAACCCAGGTACTTTCCGGAGGAGAAAAATCCAGGATCATTTTAGGAAAGATGATCATGGCTCAGGACAATCTTCTGGCCTTGGACGAACCTACAAACCACTTGGATTTGGAATCCATCGAATCCTTGAACTATGCGTTAACTAAGTTTGAAGGAACTATCTTATTCGTTTCTCACGATAGGGAATTCGTAAGTTCAATTGCGACCCGAGTTCTGGAAGTTACCACAGAAGGTATCCGAGACTTCAAAGGAACTTACGAAGAGTTCTTAGAAAGAGAAGGCCAAGAATTCTACAAACGTCTGGCAGGTGGACCTGTTCTTACAGAAGCCGAGTAA
- a CDS encoding OmpA/MotB family protein, producing the protein MKTNLGIFTLAIVSIFILSNCVSQSKYDALQAMYDQKAKDLSNLEKDKSSLQRSVEDMKRIQEETERRIADYRSLLESFKGMIDSGKLKIRIVDGRMVVILSSDILFPPGSASLSSKGTDAIKEVTGILSSLHGRRFQVEGHTDDVPTGIKGYSNWELASARALTVLHTMVKSGMPEERISAASMGSSRPSVPNTSVENRTANRRIEIVIVPDLSNLPGIEELRKLSE; encoded by the coding sequence ATGAAAACGAATCTGGGTATTTTCACCTTAGCTATTGTCTCGATTTTCATTCTGTCCAACTGTGTTTCCCAATCCAAGTATGATGCCTTACAGGCGATGTACGATCAGAAAGCGAAGGACCTTTCTAATTTAGAAAAAGATAAGTCTTCTCTCCAAAGATCGGTAGAAGATATGAAAAGGATCCAGGAAGAAACGGAAAGAAGGATCGCCGACTACAGAAGCCTATTAGAAAGTTTTAAAGGAATGATCGATTCAGGAAAACTTAAGATCAGGATCGTAGATGGAAGAATGGTGGTAATACTTTCTTCCGATATATTATTCCCTCCAGGTTCCGCGAGTTTATCATCCAAAGGAACGGATGCAATCAAAGAAGTCACAGGAATTCTATCTTCTCTTCATGGAAGAAGATTCCAAGTAGAAGGTCATACGGACGATGTGCCTACAGGTATCAAAGGATATTCCAACTGGGAACTTGCATCTGCAAGAGCTTTGACAGTATTACATACAATGGTGAAATCCGGAATGCCTGAAGAAAGGATCAGTGCAGCTTCTATGGGATCTTCTCGTCCTTCTGTCCCGAATACAAGCGTGGAGAATAGAACCGCAAATCGAAGGATAGAAATTGTAATCGTTCCTGACTTATCTAATTTACCTGGAATTGAAGAATTACGTAAATTGAGCGAATAG
- a CDS encoding TetR/AcrR family transcriptional regulator gives MKKKDGSPVYPTNGVFRNSRERILEGAAIAFARKGFHGTSLREISRECGLEQPSIYHHFHSKENLFRKALVATHLMILNDIRSRLVKDKGLREEVVSVFRAISDIARQFPDRAKLPFSLVYSAPENLVQEYTNHYGAQYRKLLDAAVDRNPPAKNAELKLSLLVDLLHSLILSISSVRFFEDRVRGLEERIDHILLT, from the coding sequence GTGAAAAAGAAGGACGGTAGCCCTGTCTACCCCACAAACGGAGTTTTCAGAAATTCTCGAGAGAGAATTTTAGAAGGCGCTGCGATAGCTTTTGCTCGCAAAGGTTTCCATGGAACTTCTCTCAGAGAGATCAGTAGAGAATGCGGGTTGGAGCAGCCTAGCATTTACCATCACTTTCATTCCAAAGAAAACCTTTTCAGAAAAGCGTTGGTCGCCACTCATCTAATGATATTGAACGATATCCGAAGCAGATTGGTAAAAGATAAAGGTTTAAGAGAAGAAGTTGTCTCAGTATTCAGAGCAATTTCAGATATCGCGAGACAGTTCCCTGATAGAGCCAAACTTCCGTTCAGCTTGGTATATTCTGCACCCGAAAATCTGGTCCAAGAATACACGAATCATTATGGGGCACAGTACCGAAAGTTATTGGATGCGGCTGTGGATCGTAATCCCCCGGCCAAAAATGCAGAACTAAAGCTTTCCCTTCTTGTGGATCTATTGCATAGTTTGATACTTTCTATCTCCTCAGTACGATTTTTTGAGGATAGGGTCCGCGGTTTGGAAGAAAGGATCGATCATATCCTTCTTACTTAA
- the ccrA gene encoding crotonyl-CoA carboxylase/reductase: MSAPEIVPIGQLPPLGVVPKKMHAQVIRPERFGDPIKSIQPEEIDVPEIKPDEVLVAVMAAGINYNNVWAGLGFPVDVIGARNKKGEPEKFHIGGSDASGIVYKVGSEVKNVKVGDEVVLHCGIWDKNDPWVKEGKDPMFAPSQLIWAYETNWGSFAQFCKVQDHQCLPKPKHLSWEEAAAYMLVGATAYRMLHHWKPNDVKPGDVVLIWGGAGGLGAMAIQIVKAAGGIPIAVVSSDDKIDFCKKLGAAGVINRNNFKHWGALTSDINKPEVFIEWTKQAREFGKAIWDIAGKGNNPKIVFEHPGETTIPTSVFVCETGGMVVICAGTTGYNATVDLRYLWMRQKRLQGSHFANDENSIGLNQLVIDKKVDPVLSQTFQFHETAQAHQLMKENKHPAGNMSILVGADKLGLGRS; encoded by the coding sequence ATGAGCGCACCTGAAATCGTACCAATCGGCCAACTCCCTCCATTAGGAGTGGTCCCTAAAAAAATGCATGCACAGGTCATTAGACCGGAGCGTTTTGGAGACCCGATCAAGTCTATCCAACCCGAAGAGATCGACGTTCCAGAAATTAAGCCTGACGAAGTGCTGGTTGCAGTTATGGCGGCCGGAATTAATTATAATAACGTATGGGCTGGTCTTGGATTTCCAGTCGATGTGATCGGCGCGAGAAACAAAAAAGGTGAACCTGAAAAGTTTCATATCGGCGGATCAGACGCATCCGGTATCGTATATAAAGTAGGTTCCGAAGTTAAGAACGTAAAAGTAGGAGACGAAGTAGTCCTACACTGCGGTATCTGGGACAAAAACGATCCTTGGGTCAAAGAAGGAAAAGATCCTATGTTTGCACCTTCCCAATTGATTTGGGCATATGAAACTAACTGGGGATCTTTCGCACAGTTCTGTAAAGTCCAGGACCACCAATGTCTTCCTAAACCAAAACATCTTTCTTGGGAAGAAGCAGCCGCTTACATGCTCGTTGGAGCAACCGCATACAGAATGCTTCACCACTGGAAACCGAATGATGTAAAACCGGGAGACGTAGTTCTTATCTGGGGAGGAGCAGGCGGATTAGGAGCTATGGCGATCCAAATCGTAAAAGCTGCCGGTGGAATTCCGATCGCAGTAGTTTCTTCCGATGATAAGATCGACTTCTGTAAAAAACTTGGCGCTGCCGGAGTGATCAACAGAAACAACTTCAAACATTGGGGCGCTCTTACTTCGGATATCAATAAGCCTGAAGTATTTATAGAATGGACCAAACAAGCCAGAGAATTCGGAAAAGCAATCTGGGACATCGCAGGAAAAGGAAACAATCCTAAGATCGTATTCGAACATCCGGGTGAGACCACTATCCCTACTTCGGTATTCGTTTGTGAAACCGGAGGAATGGTAGTGATCTGCGCTGGAACCACTGGTTATAACGCAACTGTAGATTTAAGATACCTTTGGATGCGCCAAAAACGTCTCCAAGGTTCCCACTTTGCGAACGACGAGAACTCAATCGGTCTGAACCAATTAGTGATCGATAAAAAAGTGGATCCAGTTCTTTCTCAAACCTTCCAGTTCCACGAAACTGCGCAAGCTCACCAATTGATGAAAGAAAACAAACACCCTGCAGGAAACATGAGTATCCTTGTAGGCGCCGATAAACTAGGACTAGGCAGAAGTTAA
- a CDS encoding zinc-dependent alcohol dehydrogenase family protein yields the protein MKAVQLSSFGKENLSLIDLPDPGKPGPGEVLVRFRAASLNFRDYLVVQGKYNPNFPVPMIPCSDGSGEIIEVGENVSGIKAGDKINATFAPYWLSGHANKKELRTTLGGPLNGTLRQYAVLPATGVVPMPSHLSFEEAATLPCAGLTAWSSFFVENQLKKGESVVIQGTGGVSLFALQFAKAIGATVYLTSSSDEKLERGKSLGADHLINYRNIISWGEKIRELTGGEGADHIVEVGGAGTLEQSIKAVKLFGTIHLIGILAGAIKDLNLLPLVMNQIKVQGIVVGHREGFLSMNKKIEEWKLKPVVDKVYELSEFKEALEYLKDGKHFGKIVVRIP from the coding sequence ATGAAAGCGGTCCAACTTTCCTCTTTCGGAAAAGAAAATCTCTCCTTAATCGATCTACCAGACCCAGGCAAGCCAGGCCCTGGAGAAGTTTTAGTACGTTTTAGAGCGGCTTCCTTAAATTTCAGGGATTATCTCGTAGTCCAAGGAAAGTACAATCCGAATTTTCCAGTTCCAATGATTCCTTGCAGCGATGGTTCAGGGGAAATTATAGAGGTAGGAGAGAATGTTTCAGGCATCAAAGCAGGAGACAAGATCAACGCCACCTTTGCTCCATATTGGTTGTCAGGACACGCAAATAAAAAAGAACTCAGAACCACACTCGGCGGTCCTTTAAACGGGACCCTAAGACAATATGCAGTTCTTCCTGCGACAGGTGTGGTCCCGATGCCTTCTCATCTTAGCTTTGAAGAAGCAGCCACACTTCCTTGTGCGGGACTTACCGCTTGGTCCTCCTTTTTTGTGGAGAACCAACTCAAAAAAGGAGAATCCGTCGTTATCCAAGGAACAGGCGGAGTCTCCTTATTCGCATTACAATTTGCTAAAGCTATTGGAGCCACAGTTTATCTCACCTCTTCTTCGGATGAAAAACTGGAAAGAGGAAAATCCTTAGGCGCGGATCATCTAATCAATTATAGAAACATTATCTCTTGGGGAGAAAAGATCAGAGAGCTAACAGGAGGAGAAGGCGCGGACCATATCGTAGAAGTGGGAGGAGCCGGAACCTTAGAACAATCCATTAAGGCAGTAAAACTATTCGGCACAATCCATTTGATCGGGATTTTAGCAGGTGCCATCAAGGATTTGAATCTTCTACCTTTAGTCATGAACCAAATCAAGGTCCAAGGGATAGTGGTGGGTCATAGAGAAGGTTTCCTTTCTATGAACAAAAAGATAGAAGAATGGAAACTCAAACCTGTAGTAGATAAGGTCTACGAACTTTCCGAATTCAAAGAAGCATTAGAATATCTAAAAGACGGAAAACATTTCGGAAAGATCGTAGTCAGAATTCCTTAA
- a CDS encoding N-acyl-D-amino-acid deacylase family protein, whose product MKYDVLIKKGRIFDGEGNGSFIGDVAVLDGKIVEISKSISGDAKKIYDAKGLWVTPGFIDFHTHYDAEIEASPGLKESVMHGVTTITMGSCSLSLCIGSPEDLADMFSRVEAIPREQVLPLLQKKKTWNSMKEYADHLNSLPLGPNVSTFLGHSAIRAYSMGLERSLSYGVKPTEQEMIQMEKLLQEAIDCGYLGLSINTLTWDKMDGSRFRSKPLPSTFAKWSEISRLNKIVRREDRIFQGVPNVSTKYNVLLFFKESLGIFRKKLKTTIISLMDPRSNRTIYKLVAFLTRIVNTILKGDVRLQAVPAVFDLYADGVDVVVFEEFGAGTAAIHLADLAERRKLLLDKGYRKWFRRQWTNWFLPRVFHRDFNESKIVECPDQKLVGRSFSELAKERKQHVVETFLDLCAEYGNDIRWYTVIGNDRKGPLKYIVSHPDVLIGFSDAGAHLRGMAHYNFPLRFLKLVRDAELEGKPFLTAEKAVWRVTGEIADWFGLDTGKLKVGAQADIVLLNPNGLNEKVETIQETSMPEFGGMVRLVRRNEEAIRAVLINGKIAVENGTVLPEIGKESGFGRFMAYKEKDYLYSSAKTQKREAVGSVA is encoded by the coding sequence ATGAAATACGATGTTCTTATTAAAAAAGGAAGAATATTCGATGGAGAAGGGAACGGATCCTTTATCGGAGATGTAGCAGTTCTTGATGGAAAGATTGTAGAGATCTCTAAATCAATTTCAGGCGATGCAAAAAAGATCTACGATGCAAAAGGACTTTGGGTCACTCCAGGATTTATAGATTTTCATACGCACTATGATGCAGAGATAGAAGCTTCTCCGGGACTGAAAGAATCCGTGATGCACGGAGTGACTACGATCACAATGGGAAGTTGTTCTCTTAGTCTTTGTATCGGATCACCTGAAGATCTTGCTGATATGTTCAGCAGGGTAGAGGCAATCCCGAGAGAACAGGTGCTTCCACTATTACAAAAAAAGAAAACTTGGAATTCGATGAAAGAATATGCGGATCATTTGAATTCACTTCCTTTGGGGCCGAATGTTTCTACATTCTTAGGACATTCTGCCATCAGAGCTTATTCCATGGGATTAGAGAGATCTCTTTCTTACGGAGTAAAACCTACAGAACAAGAGATGATCCAAATGGAAAAACTTCTGCAAGAAGCGATCGATTGCGGATACTTAGGACTTTCTATCAATACTCTTACTTGGGACAAGATGGATGGTAGTCGTTTTAGAAGTAAACCTCTTCCTTCTACATTTGCGAAATGGTCCGAGATCAGCAGATTGAATAAGATCGTTCGAAGAGAAGATAGGATCTTCCAAGGAGTGCCGAACGTTTCTACAAAATATAATGTGTTGTTGTTCTTTAAGGAAAGTCTTGGGATTTTTAGAAAAAAGCTGAAGACCACGATCATTTCTCTTATGGATCCAAGATCCAATCGTACTATCTATAAGCTTGTGGCATTTCTGACTCGGATCGTAAATACGATCTTAAAAGGAGATGTTCGATTACAGGCTGTCCCTGCGGTATTCGATCTTTACGCGGATGGAGTGGACGTAGTCGTTTTCGAAGAATTCGGTGCTGGAACCGCGGCTATACATTTAGCGGACCTTGCGGAAAGAAGGAAACTTCTACTCGATAAAGGATATAGAAAATGGTTCCGAAGACAATGGACAAATTGGTTTTTACCTAGGGTATTCCATCGAGATTTCAATGAATCCAAGATTGTAGAATGCCCCGATCAAAAGTTAGTTGGCAGATCCTTCTCCGAATTAGCTAAAGAAAGAAAACAACATGTGGTCGAAACATTTTTAGATCTATGTGCGGAATATGGGAACGATATCCGCTGGTATACCGTGATCGGGAACGATCGTAAGGGTCCTTTAAAATATATAGTAAGTCATCCGGACGTATTGATCGGATTCTCGGATGCGGGCGCTCACTTAAGAGGAATGGCACATTATAATTTTCCATTACGTTTTTTGAAATTAGTCAGAGACGCGGAACTGGAAGGAAAACCTTTCCTCACTGCCGAAAAAGCGGTATGGAGAGTTACCGGAGAGATCGCGGACTGGTTCGGTTTGGATACAGGCAAATTGAAAGTGGGAGCACAAGCGGATATAGTCTTACTAAATCCAAACGGATTAAACGAAAAAGTGGAAACTATCCAAGAAACCTCAATGCCTGAATTCGGTGGAATGGTCCGTTTAGTTCGCAGAAACGAAGAGGCGATCCGTGCAGTTCTTATCAATGGAAAGATTGCAGTCGAGAATGGGACCGTTCTTCCTGAGATCGGTAAAGAAAGCGGCTTTGGAAGATTTATGGCCTATAAGGAAAAAGATTATCTATATTCTTCTGCGAAAACACAAAAGAGGGAAGCTGTAGGATCGGTGGCTTAA
- a CDS encoding esterase/lipase family protein yields MRKLGLAVLLLFLCSGTLFASGGGSSSKPLAGSYPIVLSHGLFGWGKDSSGIISIVNYWGGMDTYLQSQGATTYAPTKTAAQSNETRGVQLKDKVLVYMAANGFSKVHIIGHSQGGLDSRWAISNLGLSSKVSTLTTLNTPHRGSPIADIVSTVLPDWIKPFVSAVLGVVVQLVYGSGNQDALGALGSLTTSGTAAFNTRTPDASSVKYFSYGSYITLPDLIQHPLMGIIQPACVAGGLFNGQGGTCDGLVPYTSLKWGTFKGGPDYGLLVTGVDHLQASNTLNSGKPWYDVEGYFLKMASNAKSNQ; encoded by the coding sequence ATGCGTAAATTAGGACTAGCGGTATTGCTCCTATTTTTGTGTAGCGGCACGTTGTTCGCTTCAGGGGGAGGATCTTCCTCCAAACCATTAGCCGGATCATATCCGATCGTTCTTTCCCATGGACTTTTCGGTTGGGGAAAGGATTCTTCCGGAATTATTAGTATCGTGAACTATTGGGGAGGAATGGACACTTACCTTCAATCCCAAGGTGCGACTACTTATGCTCCTACTAAAACTGCAGCTCAATCCAATGAGACTCGCGGTGTTCAGTTAAAAGACAAAGTCCTTGTATACATGGCCGCAAACGGCTTTAGCAAAGTGCATATCATTGGGCACTCTCAAGGTGGATTGGATAGCCGTTGGGCGATTTCCAACTTAGGACTTTCTTCCAAAGTTTCCACTTTGACCACGTTGAATACTCCTCACAGAGGATCCCCAATTGCAGACATCGTAAGCACAGTTCTTCCTGATTGGATCAAACCTTTCGTGAGCGCTGTATTAGGTGTAGTAGTTCAATTGGTGTATGGCAGCGGAAACCAAGACGCTCTTGGAGCCTTAGGTTCTTTAACTACCAGCGGAACTGCGGCTTTCAATACTCGCACTCCCGATGCTTCTTCCGTTAAGTATTTCTCTTACGGATCTTACATCACTCTTCCTGACCTGATCCAACACCCTTTAATGGGGATCATCCAACCTGCATGTGTTGCCGGCGGATTGTTCAACGGACAAGGCGGAACTTGCGACGGATTAGTTCCTTACACTTCTTTGAAATGGGGAACCTTCAAAGGTGGACCTGATTACGGACTTCTAGTAACTGGTGTGGACCACTTACAAGCTTCCAACACTTTGAATTCCGGAAAACCTTGGTATGACGTGGAAGGTTACTTCCTAAAAATGGCTTCCAACGCGAAATCGAATCAGTAA
- a CDS encoding 2-dehydropantoate 2-reductase, whose product MSFSPKFAILGSGSIGTYIGAYLVKAGYPVVFIGRERLKQEIQLFGLGISDYKGNSFTLAPSQVRYVTDIKEAKDSNVFLITVKSKDTVEVGKSIRSLFSPEELSKIIVVSFQNGVRNSKELASVLPELNDRNLPGMVPFNVVAKGKGQFHQGTSGELVVRSNEFGNKIHSCLRRAGLPSIVHKNMEGILWGKLLFNLNNSLNALAGIPLREELSQRTYRKILASMILEGLEILKLSGIQPASAGKMIPWLAPIILGLPDFLFFRVASSMVKIDPEARSSMWEDLHHGRKTEIPYLNGEIISLADEIGHKAPINRKIASLISEAESGSGKSKYDAETLSNLLGIV is encoded by the coding sequence ATGAGTTTTTCCCCAAAATTTGCGATCTTGGGTTCCGGAAGTATCGGAACATACATCGGAGCATACTTGGTAAAAGCAGGGTATCCTGTAGTATTTATAGGTAGAGAAAGATTAAAACAAGAGATCCAATTATTCGGTTTAGGGATCAGCGACTATAAGGGAAATTCTTTCACCCTCGCCCCAAGCCAGGTCCGCTATGTTACCGACATAAAAGAAGCCAAAGACTCTAACGTATTTTTGATCACGGTCAAAAGTAAGGATACGGTAGAAGTAGGAAAATCCATTCGTTCACTTTTTTCACCTGAAGAATTATCCAAAATTATAGTAGTCAGTTTTCAAAATGGAGTTCGAAACTCAAAAGAGTTAGCTTCCGTATTACCGGAGTTAAACGATAGGAATTTACCTGGCATGGTCCCGTTCAATGTGGTGGCGAAAGGAAAAGGCCAATTCCATCAGGGAACCAGCGGAGAACTTGTAGTCAGGTCGAATGAATTCGGGAACAAGATCCATTCTTGTCTGAGAAGAGCAGGTCTACCTTCTATCGTACATAAAAACATGGAAGGTATTCTTTGGGGAAAACTTCTTTTCAATTTGAATAATAGTTTAAACGCACTCGCAGGTATTCCTCTCAGAGAAGAATTGTCCCAAAGAACTTACAGAAAAATTTTAGCTTCTATGATCTTAGAAGGTTTAGAAATACTTAAACTTTCCGGGATACAACCTGCAAGTGCAGGCAAAATGATCCCTTGGCTTGCGCCTATCATTTTAGGTTTGCCGGACTTCTTGTTTTTTAGAGTGGCTTCTTCCATGGTCAAAATTGATCCGGAGGCAAGATCTTCAATGTGGGAAGACCTTCATCACGGAAGAAAAACCGAGATTCCTTATTTGAATGGAGAAATTATAAGTTTAGCGGATGAGATCGGTCATAAGGCGCCGATCAATCGTAAGATCGCATCTTTGATCTCAGAAGCGGAAAGCGGTTCCGGCAAATCTAAATACGATGCGGAAACGCTTTCTAATCTTTTGGGAATTGTTTAG